From the genome of Scyliorhinus canicula chromosome 20, sScyCan1.1, whole genome shotgun sequence:
AATGGGACTAAACAGGGTCgacgcagggaagatgttaccaatgatgggtgtttccagtaccaggggtcacagtctgaggattcagggtaaaccattttggacagatgcaaggggacatttcttcacacaaggtgtggtgagcctgtggaattcattaccacaggaaatagttcatGCAATaactttgaacatattcaagaggcggcttgaTATAGCACGTGGGGAGAATgctatcaaaggctatggggagaaagcaggattaggttattgagtttgatgatcagccatgatcgcgatgaatggcggagcaggcttgaagggccaaaggcttcctcctgctcctatcttccattttcagttgtcctctgctcgctttcaaaggcttcccaatcctctggcttcccactaatccacatccttttgtatgatttttctgtttttttgctTTCCTTGacatcatcagccatggatgcctcgccCACCCCTTCGCATATTTCCGCCTCCttaggatgaatttctgttgtcccTCCCGAATAACAACCCAGcacacctgccattgctgttacACTGTCTTCCCTCCCAGGCCCCTTTTCTAATGTACTcttgccagctcctccctcatgtctttgtagataCCCTTCtgtaattgtaataccgttacatctgattgcagcttctccctctcaaactgcagggtaaaatcTATCATATTGTCGTCACTGCTTCCtaaggattccttcaccttaagttcccaaaTGAAGTCTGCCTTATTACATATCACCAAATTAAGAATTGTCTGTTCCCAAGTCGGCTCTGTTACAAGCtgctaaaaaaaaacatctcttagacatatTCTTGAGATTCACTTCAGACCAAATATTCCCATGTCACCTTCATATTGAAgtaccccatgattattgtaatattgccttttttccatgcattttctatctcctgatttattttctgccataCATCCTGACTACTGATAGGGCGCCTGTacatttgcgattcctcaacacttcccacatactatgtcttctgatcatatattgctccttgctatctATGTaaattcattccttactaacaatacaACCGTGCccactttgcccatctgcctatcATTTCGATATGACATAGATGCTTGCAAATTTAGATGCCAACCCTGATCcctttgcagccacgtctctgtgatgcccacaacattgtaccagccaatttcaaattgtgcaacaagctcatttaccttgttccgtacaccgcacacatttaggtacaacGTTCTCAGTgagcacctcccttctcacacttggcaccttttttgctctgcctgagggttatgttctcttatttttgttctccatttccccttcagttattacaccttcgcAGTTTATACTGTGGTTTCCACCTCCTGCCATACcaatttaaatcctcccgagagACCAGCAAAGCTCTCAGCCAGGATATTAGTGTCCCTGTAGTTTAGATGTAAATCTTGTACATGTCCCACCTGCCCCGGGAGAGATCCTATTGGTACagaaactgaaaccctccctcctacaccaccagtttagccacgtacttagctgcactatccttcaATTTCTAGACTCACTTGCACAtgtcacagggagtaatcctgagattagaaACCAAGAGGTCCGGTTTTTATGCTTACTGCCCAaacccctgaactccttctgcaggaccttacCATTATTCCTGTCTATGTCGTTAGTATCTATGCGTTCTcggacctctggctgttcacactcTGTCTTCAGAATGTCCAGTGTACGTTCAGAGACAtacttgaccctggcaccaggtttGCAACGTACCATCATGGAATATCGTCCAcgtccacagaagcccttctctGCTCAGGAACAgaaccagttgtggtgccactgttctggattCTTTTGCTTTcacctgataggctatccccaccaacaatatccaaaacggtattTGTGTtacagagggggacagccacaggcaATTCCTGCACgggctgcctgccctttctaccGGTCACCCAACTGTCCATGTGCACCTTGGTTGTGACCACGTCTCTACAACTCCTATctgtgacgctttccgccacctgcatgctcataCAGGCATTTAACAGCTGCTCCAACCATACCacgcagtctgtgaggagctgccgtTAGTTACACTTGCTGGAGATGTAGCTGGCTGGAAGGTGGGAAGTGTCACGAATCTCCCACAtgtcacagttagagcactgctgccaccccccacccccggctgagtgACATTTTTGCACAagttaattaattaaaaataaatacttaaattgTTATTAGATTAAGTTGCAATTAACTATATGGCAGTGGCGCTAgattgttatcatagaatcatagaatatatagTGCAAAAGGAGTCCACTTGgtcaatcgagtctgcacagtcCCATGGAGAGGTTAcactacctaaacccacacctgcagccctaaccccgtaacccagtaaccccatctgtaAAGTTACATGCTAGATACTAATCTCTGCCGTCTGGTTTAGTTACTCTTCCAACTCGTTGATTAATTAGTCATTTCAATGATTTTCCCCCCCAATTTAACAGAtttcctaccagccaatcaggtcacagctcgtctgtgatgtcacttcagttatcCCACTCCATAATGTGAAAAGGCCTTTTTGTCACTTAACAGCACATGATGCTCTCCTGATACCTCCCTTTCGATAAACAGTTATAAAGCCAGACGAACGAAAACAAAAAACAGTTAAGAAGCAAcacctcccactctgcaccgaattaccacaCTGCCTCCAAATTACCACGGATCACAGTTAAAATGAATTGCAACATGTATAGAGCGTAGGTGCTGAATCGTTTCAAATGGACTCAATCAAACAGAAAATATTTCTTTTCCAAATTTTATACAGAAATGTTAAAATAACTTGGAAACCTCAAGTAGATTTTTCTTTTCACAGAatgtacagtgtagaaggaggccattcggcccatcaagactgcacctgatcttggaatgagcactctacttaagtccACAACCACCCtaccctcgtaacccaataaccccaccgaacgttttttgacactaagggaaatttagaatggccaatccacctaacctgcaaatctttgtactgtgggaggaaaccggagcacccggaggaaacccacgcaggcacgaggagaatgtgcagactccgcacagacagtgacccaagtcgggattaAATGATTATAAAATTAATTTCTTCCAGATTTCATGACACATAAATGTTAAAATAAATTGGAAACATAAAGTGGATTGATCTGCCTCGATGTGAATCGTTGCATTACGTATTGCATtacgtaggggcagcagggtagcatggtggttagcataaatgcttcacagctccagggtcccaggttcgattcccggctgggtcactgtctgtgtggagtctgcacgtcctccccctgtgtgcgtgggtttcctcccacagtccaaagatgtgcgggttaggtggattggccatgctaaattgcccgtagtgtcctaataaaagtagggtgaagggggaggttgatgggttacgggtatagggtggatacgtggttttgaggagggtgatcatggctcggcacaacattgagggccgaagggcctgttctgtgctgtactgttctatgttctatgttctatgtattggaAGTGAAAACAACATATAATGCCAGACATCGAAACTGTCGTGGACATTTATTTATGTAAAGATTAATCGTCAACGTAATTATTTTGAAGCCATATACCCCGACCCCAACAATGAGATTAAAAAGTGGAGAAAACTGTCAAAAATTAAGGGAAACATGGCCGACtaaaacagcacggtagcattgtggatagcacaatcgcttcacagctccagggtccccggttcgatttcggcttgggtcactctctgtgcggagtctgcacatcctccccgtgtgtgcgtgagtttcctccgggtgctctggtttcctcccactgtcacaaagatgtgcaggttaggtggattggccatgataaattgcccttagtgtccaaaattgcccttagtgttggatggggttactgggttatggggatagggtgcaggtgtggaccttggtcagggtgctctttccaagagccgatgcagactcgatgggccgaatggcctccttctgcactgtaaattctatgaaaaacactTGGATTAAAAGCTTCTGCGATCTGTAGTTCTCACCATTTTGGCTAATTACAGAAGAAGCACATTATTGGGATATTGATGTGTTTGACACACATTATATAAGACATCCTTTCACAAGAATCACAGGGTAAATTGCGGCGCTCTTCAACTGATCTCTGAATTTCCTCTGGGTAACGCCATAAATGAAGGTATTTGTGCAGCAGCTGAAAAGTTGAACTACAGTCCCAGCATATTGTGCCTGATAAAGTCGGATAGACGTTTCCAGGTCTGTATAAAGGCATCGGGTAAGAATGAAGACCAGAGTAGTAGTCATCCAGCACAGAAGAAAACTACCCGACAAGCTGAAGAGCAAAATGATGGACTGTCTCCTGTTCTCCATCTCTGGatcacactgattctcactgttGCTCCGGCTCCGGAGGGCCCTGCGGATTCTACTCGTTATGACAATCCGTTTGACTGTCATAGCATTCAGGAACACAATGAGAAAGAAAGGCAGCAGTGGATTCAACAGTCGATCTAACCAATAAAATACCTCAAACATTTCAGAAGTGGGAAGTGTTTGCTTTCCCCAACACATCAGCTGGCCATGCACATAACCGGCTGATGAGTCCAGATACAAAAAATAAAAGGGGATGTTCTTCAAAGTCAACCCCAGGCACAATGTGACGATTACGGCCACCGCAATTTTTGAAGTGCAATATTTCGACTTGAAGTTTGTGCAACAAATGGCTACAAAGCGATCGAACGTGAACGCTACCATGAGCCAAACGGAACAATCCAAACTAACATTGCACAGGGCATAATGAACAAAACAAAACGGAGCATATTCCAGTGCTGGGAATACCCGAAAAATCTCATTAATCTGATACAACAGCACTTCAATAATCACGACTGAGAGATCGGCGACTGCCATTGCAACCAGATAGTGAGTGACACATTTTGAGAGACCACACTTTCCACGGCACAGGATGCTGATCGCTATTATGTTAACTGGAATAAAAAGAAGTGTCCGGTAGAATAATGTTTAACCGTACAATCATGCACAGACAGTTTTCCAGGAAATAAATGGTTTTTTCAATCAAAATCATGAAGAAAGTTGCACTGCCATCACTGAATGAGAATGTGTAACTAACACTTGCATACGTTACCTGGGACTGTCGTCCTAAAGAGGATTACAATCCTGTCTAGCGCCGACACCTGTATCCCACAGTAATACAATACTACAGTTGGAATTATTCGAAAAATAAAGCGAAAATGACAATGCGGTCTGGTTAATCATGTACTTTGAGATATAACTCTTCAAAAGGGCAGGGGACTACAGTTCTCTTCTTGAAACCAAGCATTGGTCTGTGTTTTGTCAATCAGAGAGAGGGGATGGACGTCAGATTAACATTAAATACGAAAAATCGTCCACAGGGCGCCGCTTCAACACAGCACTGGACGGTCAGCCTGAATTAGACCTCCCTCTCTGAGGAGCGGCTGTCAGCAACTGCACAACTCCGGACACGATAAAAATGACATTAAACGATTTAGTGATGAAAAGTCTTATAGATAAATCAAAATAATTTTGGGGTACGCAGAGACCTTGAAGCAAATTAATGTATAAATCATGTGACGGTAATAGAATCAGACGGGAGGGGTAAATGCATATACAGTTCAACTAGAGCCTTGACCAAGGAGGACATATTTTGAAACACATAAGCATGCTAATGAGGGGCAAGGGTTGGGGTCTGTGTGCACTGTCCGACCTACTGCAATAAACCTGTCAACAGTCAAACATGTTCTAATTTGTATTGATGACACTTGTTATAATTTGCATGCTCATTTCAAATAGGACCCACAACCAGCTGTAGAGATGGTAACCAGTTCCGACCATGGGTTGACGTGTCATTGTCCCGATATTTAACGTCAGATCAAATATCCGTAATGCCTCTTGTAAATGGTCTAGGGTTCAGAATTCTTCATATAATTATGAAACCGAAGTGTTAAATGTTTcaatatttaaattaaaaaaaaaaaaaataattttagaatacccaataaccttttccaattaaggggcaatttagcgtgggcaatccacctatcctgcacatcttttgggttgtgggggcgaaacccacgcagacacggggggaatgtgcaaactccacacggacagtgatccagggccgggattcgaaacaggatcctcagctccgtaggcagcaatgctaaccactgtgccaccgtgctgtcctaatgTTTCAATATTTAAGAATAAGAATCGCTTTTACTATTGCATACGAGAAAAATGTACGATTA
Proteins encoded in this window:
- the LOC119954784 gene encoding probable G-protein coupled receptor 139, giving the protein MVDYRDICYPLITIIGVPVNIIAISILCRGKCGLSKCVTHYLVAMAVADLSVVIIEVLLYQINEIFRVFPALEYAPFCFVHYALCNVSLDCSVWLMVAFTFDRFVAICCTNFKSKYCTSKIAVAVIVTLCLGLTLKNIPFYFLYLDSSAGYVHGQLMCWGKQTLPTSEMFEVFYWLDRLLNPLLPFFLIVFLNAMTVKRIVITSRIRRALRSRSNSENQCDPEMENRRQSIILLFSLSGSFLLCWMTTTLVFILTRCLYTDLETSIRLYQAQYAGTVVQLFSCCTNTFIYGVTQRKFRDQLKSAAIYPVILVKGCLI